In Streptomyces sp. SN-593, a single genomic region encodes these proteins:
- a CDS encoding fatty acid desaturase family protein has product MPPASRTLTVEPPVPGGVTAQASEAAPQDVRRAGPPNAERAEGSEFAPLLRQIKDAGLLRRRRGHYAVSLTVNLLLSAAVWAAVLLVGGTGSWWVLALAVPAAVLSARTGFVGHDAGHQQIAAGRRANRVIALLHGNLLLGMGAAWWSDKHNKHHANPNHVGKDPDVEVGALVWTRAQAVERRGFARFLTKYQAWLFFPMLLLEGLALKVASFQDLRRLDRRERLVEGGLLVAHVAGYAALLLAALSPAQAIVFALLHHALFGVHLGCAFAPNHKGMAMPEEGSRWGHLRRQVLTSRNVRGNPVTDFLLGGLNYQVEHHLVPSLPRPHLRLAQPLVRAHCARLGIPYTETGLVESYRRALGHMHAVGEPLR; this is encoded by the coding sequence ATGCCGCCTGCGAGCCGCACTCTCACCGTCGAGCCGCCCGTGCCGGGGGGCGTCACCGCGCAGGCGTCCGAGGCCGCCCCGCAGGATGTGCGGCGGGCCGGGCCGCCGAACGCGGAACGCGCCGAGGGAAGCGAGTTCGCTCCGCTGCTGCGGCAGATCAAGGACGCCGGGCTGCTGCGGCGCAGGCGCGGGCACTACGCGGTGTCGCTCACGGTGAACCTGCTCCTGTCCGCCGCGGTGTGGGCGGCGGTCCTCCTCGTCGGCGGCACCGGTTCGTGGTGGGTGCTGGCACTGGCGGTGCCGGCGGCGGTGCTGTCGGCCCGCACCGGCTTCGTCGGACACGACGCCGGTCACCAGCAGATCGCGGCCGGACGGCGGGCGAACCGCGTGATCGCCCTGCTGCACGGGAACCTGCTGCTGGGGATGGGCGCGGCCTGGTGGTCCGACAAGCACAACAAACACCATGCCAACCCCAACCACGTGGGCAAGGATCCCGACGTCGAGGTGGGCGCCCTGGTGTGGACGCGGGCGCAGGCGGTGGAACGGCGCGGCTTCGCACGCTTCCTGACGAAGTACCAGGCATGGCTGTTCTTCCCGATGCTGCTGCTGGAAGGGCTGGCGCTGAAGGTCGCCAGCTTCCAGGACCTGCGGCGCCTGGACCGCCGGGAGCGGCTGGTCGAGGGCGGGCTGCTGGTCGCGCACGTCGCGGGATACGCGGCGCTGCTGCTGGCGGCGCTGTCCCCCGCGCAGGCGATCGTGTTCGCGCTGCTGCACCACGCACTGTTCGGGGTGCACCTGGGGTGCGCCTTCGCGCCCAACCACAAGGGGATGGCCATGCCGGAGGAGGGCTCGCGCTGGGGGCACCTGCGCCGCCAGGTGCTGACGTCGCGCAACGTGCGCGGCAACCCGGTCACGGACTTCCTGCTCGGCGGCCTCAACTACCAGGTGGAGCACCACCTGGTGCCGAGCCTGCCGCGCCCACACCTGCGGCTGGCCCAGCCACTGGTCCGCGCGCACTGCGCCCGGCTCGGCATCCCGTACACCGAGACGGGGTTGGTGGAGTCCTACCGGCGGGCGCTCGGGCACATGCACGCGGTGGGGGAACCGCTGCGCTGA
- a CDS encoding GNAT family N-acetyltransferase: MTSTDLSRPARTTGPHPVTAPESRLLLRRYYTELVSRYYGRATDDAEVDAVLAQEPSDDLARPTGEFLVARIDGVPVGCAGVRVLTSGTAELTRLYVAPRTRGMGVATDLVTAAEAVARDTFGALRMRLDTRRDLVEARALYARLGYREIAAYNASPYADHWFEKRLG; encoded by the coding sequence GTGACCTCCACGGACCTCTCCCGCCCGGCCCGCACCACCGGGCCCCATCCCGTCACCGCACCGGAGTCGCGGCTCCTGCTGCGCCGCTACTACACCGAACTCGTCTCCCGCTACTACGGCCGCGCGACCGACGACGCCGAGGTCGACGCGGTCCTCGCGCAGGAGCCGAGTGACGACCTGGCCCGCCCCACCGGCGAGTTCCTCGTCGCCCGGATCGACGGCGTCCCCGTCGGCTGCGCCGGGGTGCGCGTGCTGACCTCCGGGACCGCGGAGCTGACCCGCCTCTACGTCGCGCCCCGGACCCGCGGCATGGGTGTCGCCACCGACCTGGTCACGGCCGCCGAGGCGGTCGCCCGCGACACCTTCGGCGCCCTGCGCATGCGCCTGGACACCCGCAGGGACCTCGTCGAGGCCCGCGCGCTGTACGCCCGGCTCGGCTACCGCGAGATCGCGGCCTACAACGCGAGCCCGTACGCCGACCACTGGTTCGAGAAGCGGCTGGGCTGA
- a CDS encoding Tex family protein, whose translation MRRPAGELRSEIISGNVSVEARIAEELGVREGQVRSAVDLLDGGATVPFIARYRKEATGTLDDAQLRTLEERLRYLRELDERRTAVLESIDAQGKLDDALRAQIMAADSKARLEDIYLPYKPKRRTKAQIAREAGLEPLADALLADPGLDPQAEAAGYVSADKGVEDAAAALEGARAVLTERFSEDADLVGELRTRMWNRGRLVAKVRDGKEESGAKFADYFDFGEPFTKLPSHRVLAMLRGEKEEVLDLTLEPEEPTEGPTSYERRIAQQFGIADRGRPADQWLAETVRWAWRTRFLVRLGIDLRVQLRQDAEDEAVRVFAANLRDLLLAAPAGTRATMGLDPGLRTGVKVAVVDGTGKVVATDTIYPHVPRNRWDESLATLARLAAAHRVDLIAIGNGTASRETDKLAADLIKAHPDLKLTKAVVSEAGASVYSASAYASAELPELDVSLRGAVSIARRLQDPLAELVKIDPRSIGVGQYQHDLSEVKLSRSLDAVVEDCVNGVGVDVNTASVPLLRRVSGITEGLAGNIVAHRDANGPFRTRKDLKGVARLGPKAFEQCAGFLRIQGGEDPLDASSVHPEAYPVVRRISAGARTEIPALIGNGTVLRGLRPQDFVDDSFGLPTVTDIFAELEKPGRDPRPAFKTATFKEGVEEMKDLRPGMLLEGVVTNVAAFGAFVDVGVHQDGLVHVSALSDSYVSDPRDVVKPGDIVRVKVLDVDLPRKRISLTLRLQDEARPRGGDQRGGDRQGGERRGGPPRQGGRGADGGGRGGNGGKGGGQGGGQGRRGGSGQPAPSGAMADALRRAGLTGGR comes from the coding sequence ATGCGCCGCCCGGCAGGCGAGCTTAGGAGCGAGATCATCAGCGGCAACGTGTCGGTGGAAGCCAGGATCGCCGAGGAGCTTGGCGTACGCGAGGGACAGGTCCGGTCGGCGGTGGACCTGCTGGACGGCGGTGCCACGGTGCCGTTCATCGCCCGCTACCGCAAGGAGGCGACCGGCACCCTGGACGACGCGCAACTGCGCACCCTGGAGGAGCGGCTGCGCTACCTGCGGGAGCTTGACGAGCGGCGCACGGCCGTCCTGGAGTCCATCGACGCGCAGGGCAAGCTCGACGACGCGCTGCGCGCCCAGATCATGGCCGCCGACTCCAAGGCGCGCCTGGAGGACATCTACCTGCCCTACAAGCCCAAGCGGCGCACCAAGGCGCAGATCGCCCGCGAAGCCGGCCTCGAACCGCTCGCGGACGCGCTGCTCGCCGACCCCGGCCTCGACCCGCAGGCCGAGGCGGCCGGGTACGTGTCCGCCGACAAGGGGGTCGAGGACGCCGCGGCGGCGCTGGAAGGCGCCCGCGCCGTGCTCACCGAGCGCTTCTCCGAGGACGCCGACCTCGTCGGCGAACTGCGCACCCGGATGTGGAACCGCGGCCGGCTGGTCGCCAAGGTGCGTGACGGCAAGGAGGAGTCGGGGGCGAAGTTCGCCGACTACTTCGACTTCGGCGAGCCGTTCACCAAGCTGCCCTCCCACCGGGTGCTGGCCATGCTGCGCGGCGAGAAGGAGGAGGTCCTCGACCTCACCCTGGAGCCCGAGGAGCCCACGGAGGGCCCGACCAGCTACGAGCGGCGCATCGCCCAGCAGTTCGGGATCGCCGACCGGGGCCGGCCCGCCGACCAGTGGCTCGCCGAGACCGTCCGGTGGGCCTGGCGCACCCGCTTCCTGGTCCGCCTGGGCATCGACCTGCGCGTGCAGTTGCGGCAGGACGCCGAGGACGAGGCGGTCCGTGTCTTCGCCGCCAACCTGCGCGACCTGCTGCTCGCCGCTCCCGCTGGCACCCGCGCCACCATGGGCCTGGACCCGGGGCTGCGCACCGGCGTCAAGGTCGCCGTGGTCGACGGCACCGGCAAGGTCGTCGCCACCGACACGATCTACCCGCACGTCCCCCGCAACCGCTGGGACGAGTCGCTGGCGACCCTCGCCCGGCTCGCCGCCGCCCACCGGGTGGACCTGATCGCCATCGGCAACGGCACCGCCTCCCGGGAGACGGACAAGCTCGCCGCGGACCTGATCAAGGCGCATCCCGACCTGAAGCTCACCAAGGCGGTCGTCTCCGAGGCGGGCGCCTCCGTCTACTCCGCGTCGGCGTACGCCTCGGCCGAACTGCCCGAGCTCGACGTGTCGCTGCGCGGCGCGGTGTCCATCGCGCGCCGGCTCCAGGACCCGCTCGCCGAGCTGGTCAAGATCGACCCGCGCTCCATCGGCGTCGGGCAGTACCAGCACGACCTGTCCGAGGTGAAGCTGTCGCGCTCCCTGGACGCGGTCGTCGAGGACTGCGTCAACGGTGTCGGCGTCGACGTGAACACCGCGTCCGTGCCGCTGCTGCGGCGGGTCTCGGGCATCACCGAGGGGCTGGCCGGCAACATCGTCGCCCACCGTGACGCCAACGGCCCGTTCCGCACCCGCAAGGACCTCAAGGGCGTCGCCCGGCTCGGCCCGAAGGCGTTCGAGCAGTGTGCGGGCTTCCTGCGCATCCAGGGCGGCGAGGACCCGCTGGACGCCTCCAGCGTGCACCCGGAGGCGTACCCCGTGGTGCGGCGGATCAGTGCCGGCGCGCGGACCGAGATCCCGGCGCTCATCGGCAACGGCACGGTGCTGCGCGGCCTGCGCCCGCAGGACTTCGTGGACGACTCCTTCGGCCTGCCGACGGTCACCGACATTTTCGCCGAGCTGGAGAAGCCCGGCCGCGACCCGCGCCCCGCCTTCAAGACCGCGACCTTCAAGGAGGGCGTGGAGGAGATGAAGGACCTGCGGCCGGGGATGCTGCTGGAGGGCGTGGTCACCAACGTGGCGGCCTTCGGCGCCTTCGTCGACGTCGGCGTGCACCAGGACGGCCTGGTGCACGTCTCCGCGCTGTCCGACTCCTACGTGTCCGACCCGCGCGACGTCGTGAAGCCGGGCGACATCGTGCGCGTCAAGGTCCTGGACGTGGACCTGCCCCGCAAGCGGATCTCGCTGACGCTGCGGCTCCAGGACGAGGCACGGCCGCGCGGCGGCGACCAGCGCGGCGGCGACCGGCAGGGCGGCGAGCGGCGCGGCGGCCCGCCCCGCCAGGGCGGTCGCGGCGCCGACGGCGGCGGCCGGGGCGGCAACGGCGGGAAGGGCGGTGGCCAGGGAGGCGGGCAGGGCCGGCGCGGCGGCTCCGGACAGCCGGCCCCGAGCGGGGCGATGGCCGACGCCCTGCGCCGTGCCGGCCTGACCGGCGGCAGGTAG
- a CDS encoding MOSC domain-containing protein: MLSGSVVAVSRDATHRFSKANQDRVRLLAGLGVEGDAHLGVTVQHRSRVAQDPTRPNLRQVHLIHAELFAELREAGYTIAPGDLGENITTSGLALLDLPTGTRLRVGPSALVEVTGLRNPCRQIDAFRGGLLKHVVGRDETGSIVRKAGVMGVVVEGGTVRPGDPISVELPAAPHLPLERV, from the coding sequence ATGCTCAGCGGTTCCGTCGTTGCGGTCAGTCGCGACGCGACCCACCGGTTCAGCAAGGCCAACCAGGACCGTGTCCGGCTGCTCGCCGGCCTCGGTGTCGAGGGCGACGCGCACCTCGGCGTCACCGTCCAGCACCGGTCCCGGGTGGCCCAGGACCCCACCCGGCCCAATCTGCGGCAGGTCCACCTGATCCACGCCGAGCTCTTCGCGGAACTGCGCGAGGCCGGGTACACCATCGCTCCCGGCGACCTCGGCGAGAACATCACCACCAGCGGCCTCGCCCTCCTGGACCTGCCCACCGGCACCCGGCTGCGGGTCGGCCCGAGCGCACTGGTCGAGGTGACCGGCCTGCGCAACCCCTGTCGCCAGATCGACGCCTTCCGCGGCGGCCTGCTCAAACATGTCGTCGGCCGGGACGAGACGGGCTCGATCGTCCGCAAGGCAGGCGTCATGGGCGTCGTGGTCGAAGGCGGCACCGTCCGGCCGGGCGACCCGATCTCCGTCGAACTGCCCGCCGCCCCGCACCTCCCCCTGGAAAGGGTGTGA
- a CDS encoding NADAR family protein — protein sequence MRSVPELAALAASGTRVKYLHFWGHRPQRDGSVGAGCLSQWWPAPFTVDGVTYATAEHWMMAGKARLFGDEDAARRAVAAGHPKTAKAVGRGVRGFDEAVWERERVGLVVAGSVHKFAQAPDLRAYLLGTGRRVLVEASPRDRIWGIGLAADDDRAERPDAWRGLNLLGFALMEARARLAAGGGAAPRGAERPERAADDPAREAPPAP from the coding sequence GTGCGCTCCGTCCCGGAACTCGCCGCGCTCGCGGCCTCCGGCACCCGCGTGAAGTACCTGCACTTCTGGGGCCACCGCCCCCAGCGCGACGGCAGCGTCGGCGCCGGCTGCCTCAGCCAGTGGTGGCCCGCCCCCTTCACCGTCGACGGCGTCACCTACGCCACCGCCGAGCACTGGATGATGGCGGGCAAGGCCCGGCTGTTCGGCGACGAGGACGCCGCGCGCCGCGCCGTGGCCGCCGGCCATCCCAAGACGGCGAAGGCCGTGGGCCGCGGCGTGCGGGGCTTCGACGAGGCCGTGTGGGAGCGCGAGCGGGTCGGCCTGGTCGTCGCGGGCAGCGTGCACAAGTTCGCGCAGGCCCCGGACCTGCGCGCCTATCTGCTCGGTACCGGGCGGCGGGTGCTGGTCGAGGCCAGCCCGCGGGACCGGATCTGGGGCATCGGCCTGGCCGCCGACGACGACCGGGCCGAGCGGCCCGACGCCTGGCGCGGCCTGAACCTGCTCGGCTTCGCCCTCATGGAGGCCAGGGCCCGGCTCGCCGCCGGTGGAGGCGCGGCGCCCCGCGGCGCCGAGCGTCCCGAACGAGCCGCCGACGACCCCGCACGAGAGGCGCCTCCCGCCCCATGA
- a CDS encoding FAD-dependent oxidoreductase produces MTERLVVVGGDAAGMSAASQARRRRPADDLEIVAFERGRHVSYSACGIPYWIAGDTGGPDALIARTAAEHRDRGIDVRLGTEVTRIDRDAGRVLARDPDGREEWTGYDHLVIATGAVPVRPRIPGIDAPGVFGVQTLDDGEAVLRGLDRAGVRRAVVVGGGYIGVEMAEAMLRHGLDVTLVDRNPQPMTTLDPDMGHLVREALEGLGVTVVSGAAAREVLTDSEGRARAVATDDAEHPADLVVLGLGVRPNTDLAHDAGLPLGTHGGLLTDRSMRVRGTERIWAGGDCVEVLNLVSRALQHIALGTHANKHGRIIGTNVGGGYATFPGVVGTAVSKVCDVEIARTGLKESQARAAGLDFVSAVIESTSRAGYYPQAAPMTVKVLAERGTGRLLGLQIVGREGAAKRVDIGAVALTAGMTVGQMVDLDLGYAPPFSPVWDPVLVAARKAADAVAADTARTAPGAGEVRKPG; encoded by the coding sequence ATGACCGAGCGCCTCGTGGTCGTCGGCGGCGACGCCGCCGGCATGTCCGCGGCTTCCCAGGCCCGGCGCCGACGGCCCGCCGACGACCTGGAGATCGTCGCCTTCGAGCGTGGCCGGCACGTCTCCTACAGTGCCTGCGGCATCCCGTACTGGATCGCCGGGGACACCGGCGGCCCCGACGCGCTCATCGCCCGCACCGCCGCCGAGCACCGCGACCGCGGCATCGACGTGCGCCTGGGCACCGAGGTGACGCGGATCGACCGCGACGCCGGCCGCGTCCTCGCCCGCGATCCCGACGGCCGCGAAGAGTGGACCGGCTACGACCACCTGGTGATCGCCACCGGCGCGGTGCCGGTACGCCCGCGGATCCCCGGTATCGACGCGCCCGGGGTCTTCGGGGTGCAGACGCTGGACGACGGCGAGGCCGTCCTGCGCGGCCTGGACCGTGCGGGCGTGCGGCGGGCCGTGGTGGTCGGCGGCGGCTACATCGGCGTGGAGATGGCCGAGGCGATGCTCCGGCACGGCCTGGACGTCACGCTGGTCGACCGCAACCCGCAGCCGATGACCACCCTGGACCCCGACATGGGACACCTGGTGCGCGAGGCGCTCGAGGGCCTCGGCGTCACCGTGGTCTCCGGCGCGGCCGCCCGCGAGGTGCTCACCGACTCCGAAGGGCGCGCCCGCGCGGTCGCCACCGACGACGCGGAACACCCCGCCGACCTGGTCGTCCTCGGCCTGGGCGTCCGCCCGAACACCGACCTCGCCCACGACGCCGGACTGCCGCTCGGCACGCACGGCGGGCTGCTCACCGACCGCTCGATGCGGGTGCGCGGCACCGAGCGGATCTGGGCCGGCGGTGACTGCGTCGAGGTCCTCAACCTCGTCTCCCGCGCCTTGCAGCACATCGCGCTGGGCACCCATGCCAACAAGCACGGCCGGATCATCGGCACCAACGTCGGCGGCGGCTACGCCACCTTCCCCGGCGTGGTCGGCACCGCCGTCAGCAAGGTCTGCGACGTGGAGATCGCCCGTACCGGCCTCAAGGAGTCGCAGGCCAGGGCCGCCGGCCTCGACTTCGTCAGCGCGGTCATCGAGTCCACCAGCCGGGCCGGCTACTACCCGCAGGCGGCCCCGATGACCGTCAAGGTGCTCGCCGAACGCGGCACCGGCCGGCTGCTCGGCCTGCAGATAGTCGGCCGGGAGGGCGCCGCCAAGCGCGTGGACATCGGTGCCGTCGCGCTCACCGCGGGGATGACCGTCGGGCAGATGGTCGACCTCGACCTCGGCTACGCCCCGCCGTTCTCCCCGGTCTGGGACCCCGTGCTGGTCGCCGCACGCAAGGCCGCGGACGCGGTGGCCGCCGACACCGCGCGGACCGCGCCCGGTGCCGGGGAGGTCAGGAAGCCGGGCTGA
- a CDS encoding class I SAM-dependent methyltransferase, with protein MAGTERGRDRVRGFFATRAAGWEGRFPDDGPAFAAAVAELGLREGDTVLDAGCGTARALPRLRDAVGPGGLVLGVDLTPEMLREAVALGRGGHGSLVEADCARLPLASGVLDAVLASGLVHHLPDPAAGLRELARVTRSGGRLALFHPCGRAVLAARHGHALSPDDMRAQPRLGRLLDGSGWELALLDDGDARYLALAVRKP; from the coding sequence ATGGCCGGAACCGAGCGCGGACGGGACAGGGTGCGGGGCTTCTTCGCGACGCGGGCCGCGGGCTGGGAGGGGCGCTTCCCCGACGACGGCCCGGCGTTCGCGGCCGCCGTCGCCGAACTGGGGCTGCGCGAGGGCGACACCGTACTGGACGCCGGATGCGGCACCGCGCGTGCGCTGCCGCGGTTGAGGGACGCGGTGGGCCCCGGGGGCCTCGTCCTGGGGGTGGACCTGACCCCCGAGATGCTGCGGGAGGCGGTCGCGCTCGGCCGCGGGGGACACGGCTCCCTGGTCGAGGCGGACTGCGCCCGACTGCCCCTGGCTTCGGGCGTACTCGACGCCGTGCTCGCGTCGGGCCTCGTGCACCATCTGCCCGATCCTGCCGCCGGCCTGCGCGAACTCGCCCGCGTCACCAGGTCCGGCGGGCGCCTCGCGCTCTTCCACCCCTGTGGCCGTGCCGTGCTCGCCGCGCGCCACGGGCACGCGCTGTCACCCGACGACATGCGCGCGCAACCCCGGCTCGGCCGCCTGCTCGACGGCAGCGGATGGGAGTTGGCGCTCCTCGACGACGGCGACGCGCGCTACCTGGCGCTTGCGGTCAGGAAGCCCTGA
- a CDS encoding YnfA family protein: MITLRSVALFLLAAVLEIGGAWLVWQGLREHRGIGWIAAGVGSLGCYGFVATLQPSSDFGRILAAYGGVFVAGSLVWGMILDGYRPDRFDVIGAGVCLVGVGVIMYAPRGG, encoded by the coding sequence ATGATCACGCTGCGTTCGGTCGCCCTGTTCCTGCTCGCCGCGGTCCTGGAGATCGGCGGCGCGTGGCTGGTCTGGCAGGGCTTGCGCGAACACCGCGGAATCGGCTGGATCGCCGCGGGTGTCGGCTCCCTCGGCTGCTACGGATTCGTCGCCACGCTCCAGCCGAGCTCCGACTTTGGACGGATTCTGGCGGCGTACGGCGGGGTGTTCGTCGCGGGATCGCTGGTGTGGGGCATGATCCTCGACGGGTACCGGCCGGACCGCTTCGACGTGATCGGCGCGGGGGTGTGCCTCGTGGGCGTCGGCGTGATCATGTACGCCCCGCGCGGTGGCTGA
- a CDS encoding roadblock/LC7 domain-containing protein yields the protein MTVGNGLAWLLDDLTKRVPHVQHALVLSNDGLVTGASGDLDRPTAEHLAAVSSGFHSLAKGAGRQFGTGGVRQTMIEFEEGFLFVTAAGDGSCLSVLSGMDADIGQVAYEMTRLVRRVGEHLAVAPRQSGTAHA from the coding sequence ATGACGGTGGGCAACGGGCTCGCATGGCTGCTCGATGACCTGACCAAGCGGGTGCCGCACGTGCAGCACGCGCTCGTGCTGTCTAACGACGGCCTGGTCACGGGGGCCAGCGGTGACCTCGACCGGCCGACCGCCGAGCACCTGGCCGCCGTCTCGTCGGGATTCCACAGTCTCGCCAAGGGGGCCGGCCGGCAGTTCGGCACCGGCGGGGTGCGGCAGACCATGATCGAGTTCGAGGAGGGCTTCCTCTTCGTCACCGCGGCGGGGGACGGCAGTTGTCTGTCCGTGCTCAGCGGGATGGACGCGGACATCGGCCAGGTCGCCTACGAGATGACGCGGCTGGTGCGCCGGGTCGGCGAGCACCTCGCGGTGGCCCCGCGGCAGTCCGGCACCGCGCACGCCTGA
- a CDS encoding DEAD/DEAH box helicase, which yields MTLIDQLPSDADPDALFEAFSTWAEGQGIALYPAQEEALIEVVSGANVILSTPTGSGKSLVAAGAHFAALARDEVTFYTAPIKALVSEKFFDLCKMFGTENVGMLTGDASVNPDAPVICCTAEVLASIALRDGRNADVGQVVMDEFHFYAEPDRGWAWQIPLLELPQAQFVLMSATLGDVSRFEEDLTRRTGRPTAVVRSATRPVPLSYEYRTTPLTETLTELLETRQSPVYIVHFTQAAAVERAQALMSINMCTRAEKDAIAELIGNFRFTTAFGRNLSRYVRHGIGVHHAGMLPKYRRLVEKLAQAGLLKVICGTDTLGVGVNVPIRTVLFTALTKYDGQRVRVLRAREFHQIAGRAGRAGFDTAGFVVAQAPEYVIENEKALAKAGDDPKKRRKVVRKKAPEGFVGWGQNTFEKLIASEPEALTSRFRVTHAMLLSVIARPGNAFEAMRRLLEDNHEDRRSQLRHIRRAIAIYRSLLDGGVVERLAEPDAEGRIVRLTVDLQQDFALNQPLSTFALASFELLDPDSPSYALDMVSVVESTLDDPRQILAAQQNKARGEAIGEMKADGVEYEERMERIQDVAYPKPLEELLLHAYGVYRKSHPWVGDHPLSPKSVIRDMYERAMTFSEFVSHYELARTEGIVLRYLAGAYKALDHTVPDDLKSEDFQDLTAWLGELVRQVDSSLLDEWEQLANPDEESAEEAAERADQVKPVTANARAFRVLVRNALFRRVELAALEKYDELGALDADSGWDADAWADAMDAYWDEYDDLGTGPDARGPKLLLIEEQPEHGLWRVRQTFADPGGDHGWGISAEVDLAASDEEARAVLRVTDVGEL from the coding sequence GTGACCCTTATCGATCAGCTCCCTTCCGACGCCGACCCCGATGCCCTCTTCGAAGCGTTCTCGACGTGGGCCGAAGGGCAGGGCATCGCCCTCTACCCGGCCCAGGAGGAGGCGCTGATCGAGGTGGTCTCGGGCGCGAACGTGATCCTGTCCACCCCCACCGGTTCGGGAAAGAGCCTGGTGGCGGCGGGTGCCCACTTCGCGGCGCTCGCCCGCGACGAGGTCACCTTCTACACCGCGCCGATCAAGGCGCTGGTGTCGGAGAAGTTCTTCGACCTGTGCAAGATGTTCGGTACCGAGAACGTCGGCATGCTGACCGGCGACGCCTCGGTCAACCCGGACGCGCCGGTGATCTGCTGCACCGCCGAGGTGCTGGCCTCGATCGCGTTGCGCGACGGGCGGAACGCCGACGTGGGCCAGGTCGTCATGGACGAGTTCCACTTCTACGCCGAGCCGGACCGCGGCTGGGCCTGGCAGATCCCGCTGCTCGAACTGCCGCAGGCGCAGTTCGTGCTGATGTCGGCCACGCTCGGCGACGTGTCGCGGTTCGAGGAGGACCTGACCCGGCGTACCGGGCGGCCCACCGCGGTGGTCCGGTCCGCGACCCGGCCGGTGCCGTTGAGCTACGAGTACCGCACCACGCCGCTGACCGAGACCCTCACCGAACTGCTGGAGACCCGCCAGTCGCCGGTGTACATCGTGCACTTCACGCAGGCGGCCGCGGTGGAGCGGGCGCAGGCGCTGATGAGCATCAACATGTGCACGCGGGCGGAGAAGGACGCCATCGCGGAGCTGATCGGCAACTTCCGCTTCACCACCGCCTTCGGCCGCAACCTCTCCCGCTACGTGCGGCACGGCATCGGGGTGCACCACGCGGGGATGCTGCCGAAGTACCGCCGGCTGGTGGAGAAGCTGGCGCAGGCCGGCCTGCTGAAGGTGATCTGCGGTACCGACACCCTCGGGGTCGGCGTCAACGTCCCCATCCGCACGGTGCTGTTCACCGCCCTGACGAAGTACGACGGGCAGCGGGTGCGGGTGCTGCGGGCCCGGGAGTTCCACCAGATCGCCGGGCGCGCCGGGCGGGCCGGCTTCGACACCGCCGGGTTCGTGGTGGCGCAGGCCCCCGAGTACGTGATCGAGAACGAGAAGGCGCTCGCCAAGGCCGGCGACGACCCGAAGAAGCGCCGCAAGGTGGTGCGCAAGAAGGCACCCGAGGGCTTCGTCGGCTGGGGGCAGAACACCTTCGAGAAGCTGATCGCGTCCGAGCCGGAGGCGCTGACCTCCCGCTTCCGGGTCACCCACGCGATGCTGCTGTCGGTGATCGCCCGGCCGGGCAACGCCTTCGAGGCGATGCGCCGGCTGCTGGAGGACAACCACGAGGACCGCAGGTCCCAGCTCCGCCACATCCGGCGGGCCATCGCGATCTACCGCTCGCTGCTGGACGGCGGCGTGGTGGAACGGCTGGCCGAGCCGGACGCCGAGGGCAGGATCGTCCGGCTCACCGTCGACCTCCAGCAGGACTTCGCGCTCAACCAGCCGCTGTCCACCTTCGCGCTGGCCTCGTTCGAACTCCTCGACCCCGACTCCCCGTCCTACGCGCTCGACATGGTCTCCGTGGTGGAGTCCACCCTCGACGACCCCCGCCAGATCCTCGCCGCCCAGCAGAACAAGGCACGCGGCGAGGCGATCGGGGAGATGAAGGCCGACGGGGTCGAGTACGAGGAGCGGATGGAGCGGATCCAGGACGTCGCCTACCCCAAGCCGCTGGAGGAACTGCTGCTGCACGCCTACGGCGTGTACCGCAAGAGCCACCCCTGGGTCGGCGATCACCCGCTGTCGCCGAAGTCGGTGATCCGCGACATGTACGAGCGCGCCATGACCTTCTCCGAGTTCGTCTCCCACTACGAGCTGGCCAGGACCGAGGGGATCGTACTGCGCTACCTCGCCGGTGCGTACAAGGCGCTGGACCACACCGTGCCCGACGACCTGAAGTCGGAGGACTTCCAGGACCTGACCGCCTGGCTCGGGGAGTTGGTGCGGCAGGTCGACTCCAGCCTGCTGGACGAGTGGGAGCAACTGGCCAACCCCGATGAGGAGAGCGCCGAGGAGGCCGCCGAGCGCGCCGACCAGGTCAAGCCGGTCACCGCCAACGCGCGCGCCTTCCGGGTGCTGGTCCGCAACGCCCTCTTCCGCAGGGTCGAGCTGGCCGCCCTGGAGAAGTACGACGAGCTGGGCGCGCTGGACGCCGACTCCGGGTGGGACGCGGACGCCTGGGCCGACGCCATGGACGCCTACTGGGACGAGTACGACGACCTCGGCACCGGACCGGACGCCCGCGGCCCGAAGCTGCTGCTCATCGAGGAGCAGCCGGAGCACGGCCTGTGGCGGGTCCGCCAGACCTTCGCCGACCCGGGCGGCGATCACGGCTGGGGCATTTCCGCCGAGGTGGACCTGGCGGCCTCCGACGAGGAGGCCCGCGCGGTGCTCCGGGTCACCGACGTCGGCGAGTTGTGA